From the genome of Ectobacillus sp. JY-23, one region includes:
- a CDS encoding dihydrofolate reductase family protein: MEEKKVVLYIAVSVDGYIADEFGGIEWLEEAGQKGEGDNGYSVFYETVDTIVMGNATYEQILGFDIPFPYEGKPSYVFSRTKTGKDEHVEFINSDPKTFLDRLQGDRRIWLVGGAGVLNAFMKSNTVDELRITYIPILLGKGIPLFHGGYEKTNLQLQNVTTYKEIVELHYKVER; the protein is encoded by the coding sequence ATGGAAGAGAAAAAAGTCGTATTATATATTGCAGTTAGTGTGGATGGATATATCGCTGATGAGTTTGGTGGTATCGAATGGTTAGAAGAGGCAGGACAAAAAGGCGAAGGCGACAACGGATACAGTGTTTTTTACGAGACAGTTGATACGATTGTAATGGGAAATGCGACATATGAACAAATCCTAGGATTTGATATTCCGTTTCCGTATGAAGGTAAACCTTCCTATGTATTTTCACGTACGAAAACAGGAAAAGATGAACATGTCGAATTTATTAACAGTGACCCTAAAACGTTCTTAGATCGCTTACAGGGAGATCGGCGTATTTGGTTGGTCGGAGGTGCAGGTGTGTTAAACGCTTTTATGAAATCAAACACGGTAGATGAATTACGTATTACGTATATTCCCATTTTACTTGGAAAAGGTATTCCTTTATTTCATGGCGGCTATGAAAAAACAAATTTACAACTTCAAAATGTGACGACGTATAAGGAAATTGTGGAGTTACATTATAAGGTAGAGAGGTAA
- a CDS encoding dihydrofolate reductase translates to MISLIAAMDRNRLIGTNNELPWRLPADLAYFKSVTMGHPVIMGRKTYESIGRPLPGRENIIVTRNPAYKAEGCVVVHSLDELLTRFASSDKEAFVIGGAELYKEALAVGNRLYITHIEDEFSGDAWFPCIDEWQEISREPGICDEKNPYAYYFSIYEKKNQ, encoded by the coding sequence ATGATTTCACTCATTGCAGCGATGGATCGCAATCGCTTAATTGGAACAAATAATGAACTGCCATGGCGATTGCCTGCGGATTTGGCTTATTTTAAAAGTGTTACAATGGGACATCCCGTTATTATGGGACGTAAAACATATGAATCAATAGGTAGACCATTACCAGGGCGGGAAAATATAATTGTAACTCGTAATCCTGCATACAAAGCTGAAGGATGTGTTGTTGTGCATTCTTTAGACGAATTGCTGACGCGGTTTGCTTCTTCTGATAAAGAGGCCTTTGTTATCGGCGGAGCCGAACTGTATAAAGAGGCATTGGCTGTAGGAAACCGTCTATATATTACACATATTGAAGATGAATTCTCAGGAGACGCTTGGTTCCCTTGTATTGATGAATGGCAAGAAATATCTCGAGAGCCCGGAATATGTGACGAAAAAAATCCATATGCATATTATTTTTCGATTTATGAAAAAAAGAACCAATAA